Within the Mugil cephalus isolate CIBA_MC_2020 chromosome 1, CIBA_Mcephalus_1.1, whole genome shotgun sequence genome, the region tcttatattcaaactgtaaaattctgaaaaaaatgacaaagtcCACCACGAAGAGGCAGGtcaatttcttattttcaaaAACTCATAAAATACTTTCTTTCGTACGTTTTCTCAACGGGCCTCAGTTACGAACCGTGCGTAGGCACGAACCTCTGCGTGAACCGTGCGTATGCACGTTTGACGCACAAATCTGGGATTCATCAATTTCTTCTTCAAATTTAGAACTTCCTCAGACCATGCGTGCACATAGTTGATGAAAGAAATGTCCTCGGAAATGTTAACAAAATAACTTTTACTAAATATGAATTAACATTAACTAAATACATACTATTATGAAACTTCATTTATCGGGAAAATGGACGCTTTTAGATTGGGTGAATTAATTTCTTCCGAATTTTACAGAATAATAATCAAGTCAGTAATTGTGGAAACCAatgcaggaaaaaatatttcttaaatCGGaagggtttgttttttcttcttttttggacTGTCCCGGCACCTATACTGTAATTACGTGGCTGGCTTGACTCGCAAACTGCGAACCACGACTCGCTAGAGCGTATCACTGGAAGCAGGTGGTGGTgtcgtgtctctgtgtcctggACAAAACTTTGAGCTGTTGCAGGATAAATCTTTGAGCTACTGCAATAAACATGTCTTCAGCCGAGGGCTTGAGAGAGTTGGTCATCCAGACACTAACTACTGCTGCCGAGGAGATAGTCggactctttgaaagaactgtcgtccagtacgagaaagagatcgatcgtcagcgcagactgctggatatcaccaGGAAACCCGAGATAAAGTCACACAGAATAGGTGAGTACAGGTAGAAATGAACTAATGAATGTAATCACACAGTGTGgagaagacacagaggaaagacacTCGGCTAGAAGGTTGCTGCAGAGTTTAGAGACATGAGGTGTAGCTGAGAACTAACAAAgagcacacacactcgctgcaCAACATGCTAAGAGGCTAACTACTGCTTCACTTGTCAGACTTGCAGACattcagaatcagctttatttgccaggtatgtgaacacacacaaggaatttGAGTCTGGTCACTTTGCTCGatggtacaacaaaataaaaacaacacttgaataagcaaaaaataaaaacgtatgaaaaaaagaatgtacaaaataaatagactttcagaataaaaacagtatcTACATCTATGcaactgtatattttatatacagtgAATATGAACATGTATAAGAGtatgaacatgaatatgaacaCTAGTATACAAAATGTTACGGAGAATGGTCACGTGCTCTGTGACTGTTCAGAGTTCATCAGAGTTTAGCCCAAggaaagaaactttttttgtgcTGGGTGGTTTTGACAGTGCTCTGTAACTCAGGCCTGAGGAGAGGAGTCTGAATAGATAGTGTCCAGGGTGTCaggggtcagtggagattttaccAGCCTGCTTCCTGACCCTGGCCCGGTACAGGTCTTGGATGGAGGGAAGATCAGTGCCGATaattctctctgcagacctaattgtcctctgcagtctgtccctgtcctgtctggtggctgatccaaaccagaccgtgGTCAGGACGGACTGGATTATTGCAGAgtagaagatgatcagcagttcctggggcaggttgaacttcctgagctAACGCAAGAAGTACAACCTATGCTGAGCTTTCTTCCTACCACAGACAATGTGGGAGGTCCATTTCAGGTCCCGCAAGATTGTGGACCCtaggaacctgaatgagtccacGGTGGGAGCGGTCTTGTTTAGGATGGTAGGgggaggggtggatgggggtTCCTTGCTAAAGTCTACAGTCATCTCCACAGTCTTGAGCGGGTTTAGctccaggtggttctgactgcaccagGGGACTAGCTGATCCACTTCCCCTCTGTATGCAGACTCGTCCTCGTTCTGGATGAGTCCAAtgacggtggtgtcatctgcaaacttgaggagtttcacagaagggTCCCCAGAAGTGCAGTCATCAGTGCAGAGGGAGAAGAGTCAGTTTGCCCTAAAGTAAACCTGCAGGGGGTCAGTGATGTCCTCAGTTGGACCAGTACCAGTCGTTCAAAGGCTTTCATGAGCCCAGACGTCAGTGCGTCTGGTCTGCAGTCATTTAATCCAGTGATGGGGGACTTCTTGGGGACCGGGATGATGGTGGAGCGTTTGAGGCAGGAGGGGACCTCACACAACTCCAGGGAGCTGTTCAAGATCTGAGTGAAGATAGGAGGCAGCTTGTCAGAACAGACTTTCAGGCAGGACAGAGACACTCCATCGGGTCCTGGAGCCTTCCTGATCCTCTGTCTTTGAAAGAGCTGACACACGTCTTGTTTGTAGATCCTCAGTGCAGGCAGGGGGTCAGATGGGGGAAGGCTTGGGGTGCAGGTAATCCTTTTGTGATGGAGATGGTGGTTTAAGTGGAAGGTGTGAAAGTACTGTTAAACCTGGAATAAAATTCACtaggtgcgtttacatgcacatgaaaaaaattaattcttgccttaatcagactataacaggagaagtgcatgtaaacacattatctgattaagaaacgcagataatgcgattggaattcgattttgtCTGGCATGTATACGGTTATTGCAGTTTTCAGTTGAATAATGTGTGTGCTCCACTGCGCTGGTTTATGACACCAGAACAAaagcatccaagaaagccggtcgcagaagaaaaagagggtaaacagagccggtagaagaaccttctgagggatagcgcgcatcttacctgcaccagaagtagcgtgaacattacgtacgagatcaAAAAATATACTATTATTCCTacggttgttgtttgaaatgccggtctgccgcatgaacgactcttgttcattatatgacgtaataggtcaaccggaaattgAGCCATATTTACGTGGTATTAACcttctgaaaagacacatatccccacctagtgtggaggaggagatgttattcaattttctccactgcatgtaaaatgggacaaggactgtagtcagaaagtcgaattttgagcatagctcgattaagctgtgcctGTAAATGCACTTATTGAGATCTTTTGCCAGGCAGGGGCTCACCACAGGGTCGGGGGAGGGTCTCCTGTAGTGGGTGATGGTCTGCAGGCCTTTCCAAACTATTGTCGATTCGTTGGCAGTAAGGTAGTCATAGAATATTACCTTTTTCCTGAGTGTGTACTTTAATTTTTTCCATGTTTCTAACATGAATCGATCTGCTCACATGAACTCAACAGACTGGAACATGTCATTCATTAAGGAACAGAAGATCAGAAAAAGATTAATGTAATAAACTACCAATGAAATAGGCACATTTTTAGGTACTAGTATGAGTAAAGTACttatttaaaatattgaatACATAGACCACAAATAGTTCATTGTTTCTCATCAGTGCTTTCtgttcttgtcttgttttttttttacgcacaCTCACAGttgagagtttgagagagttGATTATCCGGAGACTAACTGCTGCTCCTGAAGAAATACTTGCACTCTTTGAAAAAGCTGTCGTCCAGTACAAGAAAGAGATTGATCATCGCTGCAGACTTCTGGATATTATCTGGAAACCCGAAATAAAGTTACACAGAACAGGTGAGTAATTAATGTAATTCCTTTGTACAACAGAGGAGAAATAGTGATTTCAACAATAATTGACCAATATCCAAACTTTCTTATCTGGCAAAAGACCCTGGAATTGGTGATGAATGGCCAAAGATAATTATTTCTCTCCAAATATTCTTTTCTGAGCCCTCACCATTCTGGTTTTAGACCCATGCACAGTACAGTCTCCTGTCATATTTGTTTTGAATGATATTGTTAGCATTatcaacaaaatgaaacattgtgctgctgtttttattgactCATCAAAAGCGTTTGATGCGGTTGATCATTGTCTCCTTATTCAGAAACTCAGTGATGTGATATAATATTCAGAAATATTAGGCAACTCAGTGTGTGAAAGCCGTAAAAATCAATCAGAATCTTTATCAGTAACAAAAGTTGTTCCACTAGGATCAGTTCTGGGACctgttttatttacaatttatatAAATGATATTGTCTCTGCACTAGACAACTGTAATAAtcatcttttctgctgcagctctctaTTACTGCTCCTCAAAATGCACTTATTAATGTAAAACTTGTTATCaatgcaagaaaaacaaagtccatgctttttttttctcgtgcaAGAAGCATTGAACAGTCATTACCTGCTATATTGAGAGAGTCACAGAGTATATATATCTTGGTATTTTAATGATTAGTCATTTACCTTTAAACATCATATTGAAAACTTTATCACAAAACTCAGGCAAAGACTTCCTCTTGGAGTGGAAAACACTTTTATCTTTCTATTTGTAAAGTCTTTACTGGACATTTCCCACCATGTATATTATCCATGCTGGACTGGACCACAGGAACTTACCCAACCAGTTAAACTGACTATCTTAAAGggatcgtttttttttaaactttagatTGTATGACATTCTCACCATCAGTGTTGTTTATTGGCAGCTGACTTTCCCCCATTGCATCCTGtgagcactaaaaaaaaaagtcagacccacttatgtgcaataatgtaaaataacggAGGGGAAAATTGTGTAGAAAGGAGGTGTAAAAAAAGCTGGCAACTGAAATCTATCAATGATCAGAAAGctatcctgccccttgtcagtgcaaatgaatatcagctagTTCTGtcctgatggcctataaaaaagtgtgtcattaccaaggtgtcacacaaggaacatctcatgatgggtaaaagcgaagaactctctcaagaccttcacaaacttattgttgcaaaacattctgatggcactGGTTACAGAATGATTTCTCAACCTCtgaccataaaccggccacaACCAGGTCCTCCTCAAAAGATTTCTGatagaggagtgaaaagaattgtcagaagagttgtccaagagccaaggaccacttgtgaagggcttcagaaagacctggaattagcaattgtttcaaagaaatcaataagcaatgcactcaatgGCCATGGCTGTGATGGTGGTCTTGGTGTTCTGGCCATCTGCAGTTGTCTCATCAAACTCCTCACCCAAGGTGACCTCTGTGTTCTTGAAAGTACTCTTACCatgcaagactccatttctgaagaaaaagcacattgaagcttgtttaaagtttgctcCACAACATTTGGaaaagcctgtaaaatactgggagaacatagtctggtcagatgagagcaaaattgaactctgttgatgccataacacacacaccatgtttggaggacaaatacactgcacatcacccccaAAACACCATACTGGCAGTGGattttggaggtgggaacatcatggtgggGGGCTTcgtctgcatatggtactggcaaactcCATGTAACTGAAGGGAGgaagaatggaaaaatgtaccgagatatctaccagaatgataaagataaaacgggggtggacatttcagcaaggcaatgatcccaaacacagagccaaggaaactcttaACTGgtttcacagaaagaaaataaagctgctataatggcccagccaatcaccaggcttgaatccaattgaaatggaaagaactaaaaatcagattTCACagaagaggcccacagaactttcaagatttaaagacggTTTCTGTgaaagaatgggccaaaatcacacctgagcaaagcatgcgactagtttctctATACAGGAGGGGccttgaagctgtcattacagACAAAGGTTTTGTACAAAGTACAAAAGatatcagtaagcgtgttcaatactttttccctgtgtcatttcacatcattacacataacttaatttctgaaattatttatttcggtttctttctatgtacgcataacttgggttgttaccatcacctggtgaacatttcatgtcaatagatcctttaaaaatatgtttactatgaaaaatggtaacgtgttcaatacttattttaccagCTGTATATTTTTCTTCACATTAATATGACTGACACAACCCTAGCCCtagtttaaatgtcttttatatTGTCCTGTTATCACATTAGTAACCTCTGTGTTGTGACCCTTTCTCCTTCCAGACCTTCCACAGCAGCATGTCTGCACAAAGGAAGAATTTCTCACTCAGCAACAGCTCTGTAACAAGGGGAGTAAATCCAGTGTGGACCAGGAGGAGcttccacagattaaagaggaagaggagaaaccagaacctccacagattaaagaggaacaggaggaaccagaaactccacagattaaagaggagcaAACGgtaccagaacctccacagattaaagaggaacaggaggagctCTGCATCAGTCAGCAGGGGGACtatcttgttcttgttctggaGACTGATTATTGTATGGAGACTCTTACTAAAGAGGAATGTGAGCGCAATCAATCAGAACCAAAAAGTGACCAGCTCCTCTCTTACAACTCTCCTGTAGCTAAGAGCCCAGATCAGGAAGGAAACAAGCAAGTAGACTCAGGATCAAGTGGAAATGCAAAGCCGAGTCCAAAGAATAGACCTCAAAAAGGCACAAGTCCCAACAACAATATAGACAACTGTCCCATGTCAGGGAATCAGTGTGATACTGATACAGGTAGAAAGTCTTTAACATGTGACGTCTCTGGAAAAGATTTTGGGTCAAAGTACAATGTGAAGACACATTATAGACTTCACACAGGGGAGAAACCTTATACTTGCACAACATGCGGAAATAGTTTCAATGTCAGGTATAATTTCAATGAACATATGAAGACTCACACAGGCGAGAAGCCGCATCCTTGTGAAATTTGTGGTAAAAGTTTCGATCGACGCTCTTATTTAACTGggcacatgaggactcacacaggtaaGAAGCCATTCCCTTGCAAAATGTGTGATAAAACCTTCAGAACAAGATCTGATGTAACTGTCCACATGAgaattcacacaggtgagaagccatattcCTGTGAAAcgtgtggtaaaaccttcacaCAAAGAGGTCAATTAATTGCTCACACGAGGTTTCAtgcaggtgagaagccgtatcCTTGTGGAATATGTGGTAAAACCGTCAGTCAAAAAGTTCAATTAATTCGtcacatgaggattcacacagggGAAAAGCCGTAttcttgtgaaacatgtggtaaaaccttcaaatCAAGACCTGAGTTAAAGGTCCACATGAGGGCTCACTCAGATGAAAGGCCATAttcttgtgaaacatgtggtaaaacttTCAAATCAAGATGTGAGTTAAAGATCCACATGAGGGCTCACTCAGATGAGAGGCCATATTCTTGTGATACGTGTGGTAAAACCTTTAAGCAAACCTCACATTTAGCGGAACACATGAAGATTCACACAGGTAAGAAGCCATATTCTTGTGAAACGTGTGGGAAAGCCTTCAAAACAAGATCTCAGTTAACTGGTCACACGAGGATTCATACGGGTGAGAAGCCACATTCTTGTGAAACGTGTGGGAAAGCCTTTAGTAAAAGATGTACATTAAAGctccacatgaggactcacagaGTTGAGGGGTCAtcttcctgaaaaaaaaaaaacaaaattcagttttaaaaatacGTTGGAATTTGCTCAGTTTGATTATTGTGGCAGACATCTGATCTTAATATTCTTTCAGATGAGGTTAAATCAGATCAAAGGATAGCCTCGCCCTCTGCCTATCTAAAGGATAGAGTTGGATACTGAACTTTGATAAGTTTGTAGACTGAAATGCTCTGATCCTACCAAACATTGAAAATTAATAATCTCTCCGTGCCAAATTCCAATACCAAAGTAA harbors:
- the LOC125009037 gene encoding gastrula zinc finger protein XlCGF57.1-like isoform X1, which codes for MSVDPSCPPKSFVQCMLWSDIDAWTSVSMHHCESVSSPLTVEKSREEDEEGKSFLKQFLDMDVFVAKVTRVESLRELIIRRLTAAPEEILALFEKAVVQYKKEIDHRCRLLDIIWKPEIKLHRTDLPQQHVCTKEEFLTQQQLCNKGSKSSVDQEELPQIKEEEEKPEPPQIKEEQEEPETPQIKEEQTVPEPPQIKEEQEELCISQQGDYLVLVLETDYCMETLTKEECERNQSEPKSDQLLSYNSPVAKSPDQEGNKQVDSGSSGNAKPSPKNRPQKGTSPNNNIDNCPMSGNQCDTDTGRKSLTCDVSGKDFGSKYNVKTHYRLHTGEKPYTCTTCGNSFNVRYNFNEHMKTHTGEKPHPCEICGKSFDRRSYLTGHMRTHTGKKPFPCKMCDKTFRTRSDVTVHMRIHTGEKPYSCETCGKTFTQRGQLIAHTRFHAGEKPYPCGICGKTVSQKVQLIRHMRIHTGEKPYSCETCGKTFKSRPELKVHMRAHSDERPYSCETCGKTFKSRCELKIHMRAHSDERPYSCDTCGKTFKQTSHLAEHMKIHTGKKPYSCETCGKAFKTRSQLTGHTRIHTGEKPHSCETCGKAFSKRCTLKLHMRTHRVEGSSS
- the LOC125009037 gene encoding gastrula zinc finger protein XlCGF57.1-like isoform X2; translation: MSSAEGLRELVIQTLTTAAEEIVGLFERTVVQYEKEIDRQRRLLDITRKPEIKSHRIVESLRELIIRRLTAAPEEILALFEKAVVQYKKEIDHRCRLLDIIWKPEIKLHRTDLPQQHVCTKEEFLTQQQLCNKGSKSSVDQEELPQIKEEEEKPEPPQIKEEQEEPETPQIKEEQTVPEPPQIKEEQEELCISQQGDYLVLVLETDYCMETLTKEECERNQSEPKSDQLLSYNSPVAKSPDQEGNKQVDSGSSGNAKPSPKNRPQKGTSPNNNIDNCPMSGNQCDTDTGRKSLTCDVSGKDFGSKYNVKTHYRLHTGEKPYTCTTCGNSFNVRYNFNEHMKTHTGEKPHPCEICGKSFDRRSYLTGHMRTHTGKKPFPCKMCDKTFRTRSDVTVHMRIHTGEKPYSCETCGKTFTQRGQLIAHTRFHAGEKPYPCGICGKTVSQKVQLIRHMRIHTGEKPYSCETCGKTFKSRPELKVHMRAHSDERPYSCETCGKTFKSRCELKIHMRAHSDERPYSCDTCGKTFKQTSHLAEHMKIHTGKKPYSCETCGKAFKTRSQLTGHTRIHTGEKPHSCETCGKAFSKRCTLKLHMRTHRVEGSSS